From Astyanax mexicanus isolate ESR-SI-001 chromosome 13, AstMex3_surface, whole genome shotgun sequence, the proteins below share one genomic window:
- the zgc:154075 gene encoding uncharacterized protein zgc:154075 isoform X1, translating into MLASSCLKLVCCTKNSYVQTADNMASPVKVIVVGAGSRGETYSDFASFHPELMQVVGIADPRAFARTKLQKRHKVAEENTFDDWHCVAEREKFADAVFICTPDRLHKDPAVALAKKGYHILLEKPMAVTLEDCTQIAEACIQSGVILTVCHVLRYDPVISQIKELIDNGAVGEVFHIQHFEPVGYYHFAHSFVRGNWRNEAESSFALLAKSCHDLDLIHHWAGERKCLKVSSFGSLSHFRKENKPSGASSRCLDCSVESGCPYSAKKIYLDRVKQGWVRWPVSVVCPTSVPDIESVTEALKTGPYGRCVYECDNDVCSNQVVNMEFEGGLTASFSMVAFTEEICNRKTSIQGSRGELTCNGKNLQVFDFLTQKTTDYTVPKSAPGNFNTGGHGVADYHLVSAFISAVANEDPQLIKSGPKETLESHRLVFEAERSRLENRVVFCGTDHD; encoded by the exons acTGCTGATAACATGGCGTCCCCTGTTAAAGTCATTGTGGTTGGGGCGGGGAGTCGGGGTGAGACCTACTCCGACTTTGCCTCCTTCCATCCTGAACTTATGCAG GTTGTAGGGATTGCAGACCCGAGAGCTTTTGCACGAACGAAGCTCCAGAAACGTCATAAAGTTGCTGAAGAAAACACATTTGATG ACTGGCACTgtgtggcagagagagagaagtttgCAGATGCAGTTTTTATCTGCACTCCTGATCGCCTGCATAAG GATCCTGCAGTGGCCCTGGCGAAAAAGGGATATCATATACTGCTAGAGAAGCCAATGGCT GTGACTCTAGAGGACTGCACGCAGATTGCAGAAGCTTGCATTCAGAGTGGTGTAATTCTAACAGTGTGTCACGTTCTCCGATATGACCCTGTCATCAGCCAAATTAAG GAGCTCATTGACAATGGAGCTGTTGGAGAAGTGTTCCATATTCAGCACTTTGAACCG GTGGGGTACTATCACTTTGCTCACTCTTTTGTGAGAGGGAACTGGAGGAATGAAGCCGAAAGCTCATTTGCTCTTTTAGCCAAATCCTGCCATGACCTGGACCTGATTCATCACTGGGCTGGAGAACGCAA GTGTTTAAAAGTTTCATCATTTGGGTCCCTCAGCCATTTCCGTAAAGAAAACAAG cctTCAGGGGCTTCCAGTCGGTGCTTAGACTGTTCTGTAGAGAGTGGCTGCCcatattctgcaaaaaaaatctacCTGGACAGAGTTAAACAG ggCTGGGTAAGATGGCCAGTGTCAGTAGTGTGCCCCACTTCTGTTCCTGACATTGAGTCAGTAACTGAGGCCTTGAAAACTGGGCCCTATGGAAGATGTGTCTATGAGTGTGACAACGATGTGTGCTCAAATCAG GTTGTGAACATGGAGTTTGAAGGAGGCCTCACTGCTTCTTTTAGCATGGTGGCGTTTACAGAAGAAATATGCAACCGTAAAACGAGTATTCAAGGCAGCCGG GGGGAGCTGACCTGCAATGGAAAGAATCTCCAAGTGTTCGACTTTCTTACACAGAAGACCACAGATTATACAGTGCCTAAAAGCGCACCTGGAAACTTCAACACCGGTGGTCATGGGGTGGCAGATTATCACCTTGTCTCTGCCTTCATTTCAGCTGTTGCG AATGAAGATCCACAGCTGATCAAGTCCGGACCGAAGGAGACGTTAGAGAGTCACAGACTGGTATTCGAGGCTGAACGTTCCCGTCTAGAGAACAGGGTGGTGTTCTGTGGAACTGATCATGACTAA
- the zgc:154075 gene encoding uncharacterized protein zgc:154075 isoform X2 yields MASPVKVIVVGAGSRGETYSDFASFHPELMQVVGIADPRAFARTKLQKRHKVAEENTFDDWHCVAEREKFADAVFICTPDRLHKDPAVALAKKGYHILLEKPMAVTLEDCTQIAEACIQSGVILTVCHVLRYDPVISQIKELIDNGAVGEVFHIQHFEPVGYYHFAHSFVRGNWRNEAESSFALLAKSCHDLDLIHHWAGERKCLKVSSFGSLSHFRKENKPSGASSRCLDCSVESGCPYSAKKIYLDRVKQGWVRWPVSVVCPTSVPDIESVTEALKTGPYGRCVYECDNDVCSNQVVNMEFEGGLTASFSMVAFTEEICNRKTSIQGSRGELTCNGKNLQVFDFLTQKTTDYTVPKSAPGNFNTGGHGVADYHLVSAFISAVANEDPQLIKSGPKETLESHRLVFEAERSRLENRVVFCGTDHD; encoded by the exons ATGGCGTCCCCTGTTAAAGTCATTGTGGTTGGGGCGGGGAGTCGGGGTGAGACCTACTCCGACTTTGCCTCCTTCCATCCTGAACTTATGCAG GTTGTAGGGATTGCAGACCCGAGAGCTTTTGCACGAACGAAGCTCCAGAAACGTCATAAAGTTGCTGAAGAAAACACATTTGATG ACTGGCACTgtgtggcagagagagagaagtttgCAGATGCAGTTTTTATCTGCACTCCTGATCGCCTGCATAAG GATCCTGCAGTGGCCCTGGCGAAAAAGGGATATCATATACTGCTAGAGAAGCCAATGGCT GTGACTCTAGAGGACTGCACGCAGATTGCAGAAGCTTGCATTCAGAGTGGTGTAATTCTAACAGTGTGTCACGTTCTCCGATATGACCCTGTCATCAGCCAAATTAAG GAGCTCATTGACAATGGAGCTGTTGGAGAAGTGTTCCATATTCAGCACTTTGAACCG GTGGGGTACTATCACTTTGCTCACTCTTTTGTGAGAGGGAACTGGAGGAATGAAGCCGAAAGCTCATTTGCTCTTTTAGCCAAATCCTGCCATGACCTGGACCTGATTCATCACTGGGCTGGAGAACGCAA GTGTTTAAAAGTTTCATCATTTGGGTCCCTCAGCCATTTCCGTAAAGAAAACAAG cctTCAGGGGCTTCCAGTCGGTGCTTAGACTGTTCTGTAGAGAGTGGCTGCCcatattctgcaaaaaaaatctacCTGGACAGAGTTAAACAG ggCTGGGTAAGATGGCCAGTGTCAGTAGTGTGCCCCACTTCTGTTCCTGACATTGAGTCAGTAACTGAGGCCTTGAAAACTGGGCCCTATGGAAGATGTGTCTATGAGTGTGACAACGATGTGTGCTCAAATCAG GTTGTGAACATGGAGTTTGAAGGAGGCCTCACTGCTTCTTTTAGCATGGTGGCGTTTACAGAAGAAATATGCAACCGTAAAACGAGTATTCAAGGCAGCCGG GGGGAGCTGACCTGCAATGGAAAGAATCTCCAAGTGTTCGACTTTCTTACACAGAAGACCACAGATTATACAGTGCCTAAAAGCGCACCTGGAAACTTCAACACCGGTGGTCATGGGGTGGCAGATTATCACCTTGTCTCTGCCTTCATTTCAGCTGTTGCG AATGAAGATCCACAGCTGATCAAGTCCGGACCGAAGGAGACGTTAGAGAGTCACAGACTGGTATTCGAGGCTGAACGTTCCCGTCTAGAGAACAGGGTGGTGTTCTGTGGAACTGATCATGACTAA